One genomic region from Pyrobaculum islandicum DSM 4184 encodes:
- a CDS encoding mechanosensitive ion channel family protein, whose product MYLVLNWDQLWQDFITYGIQGVIAVLIVVVAWAVGSLVGKAVNRLIEKTGLERAFDRTDVGKAFRAAGIDLSNLIGMLITAFVVVIGIVIALGYLRISGEAGVLVAQVAQYLPRLIGGIILLTAGLILVALLTDYIGKLLVSLFPKQFVEIGEMLRNLLLIGLIALVVSIALDLMLFTGPLVYPLILGTVIIGAGIFIGHTIVRNIVEDHPEFANAAPYAKFLLYLIFLMVGLGAIFANFPATAQVVQNVAWGVAIAVGILLAPVVYMLAKRMAKEVKD is encoded by the coding sequence ATGTACCTGGTGTTGAACTGGGACCAACTTTGGCAGGATTTCATCACCTATGGCATACAGGGCGTGATTGCGGTGTTGATAGTCGTTGTGGCTTGGGCAGTGGGCTCTCTTGTAGGTAAAGCCGTGAATAGATTAATTGAAAAGACGGGGTTGGAGAGGGCGTTTGATCGGACTGATGTAGGTAAGGCCTTCAGGGCGGCTGGGATCGACCTTTCTAACCTCATCGGCATGTTGATTACGGCTTTTGTAGTGGTGATTGGTATCGTTATTGCCCTCGGCTATCTGAGGATTAGTGGAGAGGCAGGGGTTCTGGTAGCTCAAGTGGCGCAGTATCTCCCGAGGCTCATAGGGGGTATCATCCTGCTTACGGCTGGCTTAATTCTCGTCGCTCTTTTGACAGACTACATAGGCAAGTTGCTCGTAAGTCTGTTTCCAAAACAGTTTGTGGAAATCGGCGAGATGTTGAGGAATCTGCTTCTGATAGGCTTGATCGCGCTTGTTGTATCTATAGCGCTTGACTTGATGCTGTTCACCGGGCCTCTGGTGTATCCGCTTATTCTAGGCACTGTCATTATTGGGGCCGGCATCTTCATTGGCCACACTATTGTGAGGAATATCGTGGAAGACCACCCCGAGTTTGCCAACGCGGCACCCTATGCTAAATTCCTCCTGTATCTGATATTCCTGATGGTTGGGCTTGGGGCTATATTTGCCAACTTCCCCGCCACCGCGCAGGTGGTGCAGAACGTGGCGTGGGGGGTGGCTATCGCGGTGGGTATCCTCCTGGCGCCTGTGGTGTACATGCTTGCTAAACGGATGGCGAAGGAGGTAAAGGACTAG
- a CDS encoding HAD family hydrolase — MATILIDLDGTLIPLSAWRPIFIELCEKIAEETGVRPEEVWRRARQKNLELLRALDWKAFDWQEIFTEVAREFGLSQAPDIVVSLQRHLHTFALNEGAAEALVKLKEMGHRVEIATNGHARYQLPVIRRLGLDRLVDGVRTSDTYQCPKTCPEYFKNADVIIGDNPVFDVYFPKKHGLITVFYGDWKKESIEHSQRMSIDLTTTEPDAVVNTLRDIPDVVERLLEKKTAFPM; from the coding sequence ATGGCGACTATACTCATAGACCTAGACGGCACATTAATACCTTTAAGCGCCTGGAGACCTATATTTATCGAGCTATGCGAAAAAATTGCAGAAGAGACAGGAGTTCGGCCTGAGGAGGTGTGGAGAAGAGCCAGACAGAAAAACCTAGAGTTGTTACGCGCCTTAGATTGGAAAGCCTTTGATTGGCAAGAGATTTTTACAGAGGTGGCGAGGGAGTTTGGCTTAAGCCAAGCGCCAGACATTGTTGTATCTCTACAGAGACACCTCCACACCTTCGCCCTCAACGAGGGGGCGGCGGAGGCGCTGGTAAAGCTAAAGGAGATGGGACACCGGGTCGAGATCGCAACAAACGGCCACGCGCGGTACCAACTTCCCGTCATACGCCGCCTGGGTCTAGATCGGCTAGTAGACGGCGTGAGAACCTCAGACACGTACCAATGCCCAAAGACGTGCCCAGAATACTTCAAAAACGCAGATGTGATTATAGGCGACAACCCCGTTTTTGATGTGTATTTCCCAAAGAAGCACGGGCTAATTACAGTTTTCTATGGAGACTGGAAAAAAGAATCTATAGAACATTCGCAAAGGATGTCTATAGACTTAACAACGACAGAGCCAGACGCAGTAGTAAATACGTTAAGAGATATACCAGATGTAGTGGAGAGACTGTTGGAGAAAAAGACCGCCTTTCCCATGTGA
- a CDS encoding geranylgeranylglycerol-phosphate geranylgeranyltransferase, whose translation MSLWRLIRGEHGVLAALASASSYVVAGDADINKLMLLAISTFLAEAGLFAHNDLSNIEEDRVNRPNAPLVTGAVSINTARVVAYGTLATGVVLAAFLGLTPLAVYAVAVALGLLYNAKLKRVPVVGNLIVAFLTSMTYIYGMTTAGNMSTVLLLLFTSSLVANLGREFVKTAIDYEGDMKSGIKTLAVITGPYTTAKLGAAITLASTAFGWALAYVAAFEKFYVLAAGAAATSLTLVYLSLEAARGRWKKYRDGTLAAFGITLLALVIEALWRLYS comes from the coding sequence GTGTCACTTTGGCGTTTAATAAGAGGCGAACATGGAGTGTTGGCGGCGCTGGCCTCAGCATCCTCTTACGTAGTGGCAGGAGACGCCGATATAAACAAACTCATGCTCCTCGCCATATCAACCTTCCTTGCAGAAGCTGGCCTCTTTGCTCACAATGATCTATCTAACATAGAGGAAGATAGAGTAAATAGGCCAAACGCGCCGTTAGTTACAGGGGCTGTAAGCATAAACACAGCACGGGTCGTAGCCTACGGCACTTTGGCGACGGGCGTCGTTCTTGCCGCCTTTTTAGGTCTCACGCCGCTGGCCGTATATGCCGTAGCCGTGGCCCTCGGCTTGTTATACAACGCCAAGTTAAAACGCGTGCCCGTGGTTGGTAACTTAATAGTGGCCTTTCTTACGTCAATGACATATATATACGGCATGACAACAGCGGGGAATATGTCGACTGTTTTACTTCTACTCTTTACTTCATCTCTCGTGGCAAACCTCGGACGGGAGTTTGTAAAAACGGCGATAGATTATGAGGGCGATATGAAATCTGGCATAAAGACGCTTGCAGTCATAACCGGCCCCTACACAACGGCTAAACTAGGCGCCGCCATTACTCTGGCCTCCACAGCCTTTGGTTGGGCTCTGGCCTATGTAGCGGCCTTTGAAAAATTCTATGTCCTAGCGGCCGGCGCTGCGGCAACAAGCCTCACGCTGGTCTATCTGTCACTAGAGGCGGCGAGAGGCCGGTGGAAAAAATATAGAGACGGCACGCTAGCCGCCTTCGGAATTACGCTACTGGCTTTAGTCATAGAGGCCCTATGGCGACTATACTCATAG
- a CDS encoding 50S ribosomal protein L22 produces MPQHQNYSLSEEDVIQLVFRKYGVKITSEQIVRAYAPEQKMSWKKSVEVARFIKGMTLRQAKSWLEDVVKMKRPIPIKTFKKKQAHHAVPWSGWPVAKWPVKVAKRFLDLLENLENNAKFRGLDVERVVIVHAAAHKGYRIPNIMPRAFGRATRFDEQTVNVEVIAAELPKEVVPKRYKLNLVKR; encoded by the coding sequence GTGCCTCAGCATCAGAACTATTCACTAAGCGAGGAGGACGTCATCCAGTTGGTATTTAGGAAGTATGGCGTTAAGATAACGTCTGAACAAATCGTCAGGGCGTATGCCCCGGAGCAAAAGATGTCTTGGAAAAAGAGCGTCGAAGTGGCCAGGTTTATAAAGGGCATGACCCTTAGGCAAGCCAAGTCGTGGCTAGAGGACGTGGTTAAGATGAAGAGACCTATCCCCATTAAGACTTTTAAGAAGAAACAAGCTCACCACGCAGTTCCCTGGAGTGGGTGGCCTGTGGCTAAGTGGCCTGTAAAGGTGGCGAAGAGGTTCCTAGATCTGTTAGAGAATTTGGAGAATAACGCCAAGTTTAGAGGGTTGGATGTCGAGAGAGTTGTGATTGTCCACGCCGCTGCTCACAAGGGGTATAGAATACCCAACATAATGCCTAGGGCTTTTGGCAGAGCTACAAGATTTGATGAGCAGACTGTCAACGTCGAGGTGATAGCCGCCGAATTGCCTAAAGAGGTTGTGCCGAAGCGTTACAAACTAAATCTCGTAAAGCGCTAG